GACTCAGCCAAGGCCAGCCCTGGTGTCTTCATCCCCATAGCTTTGGCAGATTCGAGAGCGATACCCATGTCTTTGATAAAATGTTTCACATAGAATCCAGGCTCATAATCGCCTGCGATCATGCGCGGACCGAGATTGCTAAGTGACCAGCTCCCGGCTGCACCGGTAGCGATGCTCTTCAGCACATTCTCCGCGTCCAGACCGGATGTCTTGGCATAAGCGAGTGCCTCGCATACACCCATCATGCCTGAAGCAATGGCGATTTGGTTGCACATTTTGGTATGCTGTCCTGCTCCTGCTTTGCCTTGCAGCACAATGTTAGTGCCCATTTGCTCGAACAACGGACGAACCGCTTCAAAAGCCTCCGTACTACCACCAACCATTATGGACAGCTTGGCATCCCTTGCTCCGATATCCCCACCGGAAACCGGTGCATCCAATGCATGCAGTCCTTTCGCTTCCGCGGCTTCATAGATCCGTGCAGCCAGCAGCGGACTGGATGTGGTCATATCAATCAGGTACGAGCCTGGTTTCGCGTTGGCCACGAGACCATCTTCACCAAGATAAATCTCCTCAACATCCTTCGGATACCCCACCATCGTGATGATGACATCACACTCGGCTGCCAGTTTGCCTGGTGTGTCATGCCATACGGCACCTTCCTTCACCAGCGCATCCGCCTTGGCGGCCGTGCGCGTATAGACATGCAGTGGATAGCCTGCCTGCTGGATATGCCCTGCCATGCTTTTGCCCATTACGCCTGTACCGATAAAGCCAACTTTCGTCTCTCCAGGTGCCTTC
Above is a window of Paenibacillus sp. E222 DNA encoding:
- a CDS encoding NAD(P)-dependent oxidoreductase encodes the protein MTNTTKAPGETKVGFIGTGVMGKSMAGHIQQAGYPLHVYTRTAAKADALVKEGAVWHDTPGKLAAECDVIITMVGYPKDVEEIYLGEDGLVANAKPGSYLIDMTTSSPLLAARIYEAAEAKGLHALDAPVSGGDIGARDAKLSIMVGGSTEAFEAVRPLFEQMGTNIVLQGKAGAGQHTKMCNQIAIASGMMGVCEALAYAKTSGLDAENVLKSIATGAAGSWSLSNLGPRMIAGDYEPGFYVKHFIKDMGIALESAKAMGMKTPGLALAESLYQEISSNGLDEKGTQVLYTYYLQA